In Caldisphaera lagunensis DSM 15908, a single genomic region encodes these proteins:
- a CDS encoding amidase, translating to MEEISVNEALEKSYKFSDYNAVVTINEDAEKEKDKKPILIKDIIYTKGIKTTMGSKVFFNYIPREDARVITLLKRNGYTIVGKTNTHEFASGVTNTSSVFGPSRNPINKELITGGSSGGSAAAVKLKITDVALGTDTAGSIRIPASLCGVIGFRPTHGLISVKGVFPLAPTFDDVGIMSNNVEKLKEVFYILSEKKIKKYDINNLKKVKFALPEGFYSANESIENKFKDFISNLEYEIIDINNLKSAINAFVTIRYSEASWIHEKMRDKFDQYFPDVRRLIEKGFNYYAFEYLNSLKTAKIVRRRLLMILKKYDFIILPTTPIIAPKIEDVIGKEDGEIRSILTSNTWLSSLVGFPSISLPLLNINGYPAGVQLIGKPYEDDKLLEVSKLLQK from the coding sequence ATGGAAGAAATCAGCGTTAATGAGGCGTTAGAAAAGTCATATAAATTTTCAGATTATAATGCAGTTGTGACAATAAATGAAGATGCTGAAAAGGAAAAGGATAAGAAACCAATATTAATAAAGGACATAATATATACAAAAGGGATTAAAACAACAATGGGTTCGAAGGTATTTTTTAATTATATACCAAGGGAAGACGCTAGGGTTATTACTTTATTAAAAAGAAATGGATATACAATAGTTGGAAAAACAAATACTCATGAATTTGCATCAGGAGTAACAAATACATCATCAGTTTTTGGGCCATCAAGAAATCCAATAAATAAAGAACTTATAACAGGAGGAAGCAGTGGAGGAAGTGCTGCAGCAGTAAAATTAAAGATCACAGATGTCGCTTTGGGTACGGATACTGCTGGATCAATAAGGATTCCTGCATCTTTATGCGGTGTTATAGGTTTTAGACCAACACATGGATTGATAAGCGTTAAAGGTGTTTTCCCATTAGCACCCACATTTGATGACGTTGGAATAATGTCAAATAATGTTGAAAAATTGAAAGAAGTATTTTATATATTAAGTGAAAAGAAAATTAAGAAATATGACATAAATAATTTAAAAAAAGTTAAATTTGCTTTACCTGAAGGTTTTTATTCTGCAAATGAATCAATAGAAAATAAATTCAAAGATTTTATATCAAATTTAGAATATGAAATTATTGATATTAATAATTTAAAGAGTGCAATAAACGCTTTTGTTACAATAAGATATTCAGAAGCATCATGGATACACGAAAAAATGAGAGATAAATTTGATCAATATTTCCCTGATGTGAGAAGGTTGATTGAAAAGGGATTTAATTATTATGCATTTGAATACCTTAACTCGTTAAAAACTGCAAAAATTGTAAGAAGAAGGCTATTAATGATATTAAAAAAATATGACTTCATAATATTGCCAACTACTCCCATTATTGCTCCAAAAATAGAAGATGTTATTGGTAAAGAAGATGGTGAAATAAGAAGCATATTAACAAGTAATACATGGTTATCATCTTTAGTAGGATTCCCTTCAATATCATTACCTCTACTTAATATTAATGGATATCCTGCTGGAGTTCAATTAATTGGGAAACCATATGAAGACGATAAATTGCTAGAAGTATCAAAATTATTGCAAAAATAA
- a CDS encoding CaiB/BaiF CoA transferase family protein: protein MNSNSLILSGIKVLDFTRAMSGPFATMVLGDLGADIIKVEPPEGDESRSWKPPDINGLSSYFISINRNKRSIVVDLKNEKGKEIIHKIAKKVDVVIENFKPGTANKLGIDYKTISSINPSIIYVSLSAYGQTGPWKDKPGYDLTVMATSGLLSLNGEKDRPPVKYGVPIVDITSGLYAVISILSALYYREKTGIGQYIDLSMYDAQLQILSHQALSYLTTGKNPERLGSAHPNIAPYQVFKAKDGYVVIAVGNDNQWKRMCEVLNMNYLLNDPRFKTNPDRVRNRDALVLEMEKVLENISVKEIIDKLESVGVPVAPVNSVAEALNNEQTKSREMVVEVEHKKIGKIKVPGTPFKFTITPGKIRYPPPLLGENTTEILKEFGFSDGEINDLLKNKVIYENK, encoded by the coding sequence ATGAATAGCAATTCTTTAATTTTAAGTGGCATAAAAGTTTTAGATTTCACAAGAGCAATGTCAGGTCCTTTTGCAACAATGGTATTAGGAGATTTGGGTGCCGATATTATTAAGGTTGAACCACCTGAAGGTGATGAATCTAGGTCTTGGAAGCCACCGGATATTAATGGATTATCAAGCTATTTTATAAGTATAAACAGAAACAAAAGAAGCATTGTAGTAGATCTCAAAAATGAAAAAGGGAAAGAGATTATACATAAAATAGCCAAAAAAGTTGATGTAGTTATCGAAAACTTTAAGCCTGGAACTGCGAACAAATTAGGTATTGATTATAAAACAATTAGCTCAATTAATCCATCAATTATTTATGTAAGCTTATCAGCTTATGGACAAACTGGTCCTTGGAAGGATAAACCAGGATATGATCTAACCGTCATGGCTACTAGTGGACTCTTAAGTCTTAATGGAGAAAAAGATAGGCCACCTGTTAAATATGGTGTACCTATAGTTGATATCACATCAGGATTATATGCTGTCATTTCAATACTTTCAGCTCTTTATTATAGAGAGAAAACTGGAATTGGACAATATATAGACTTATCGATGTATGATGCGCAATTGCAAATATTATCCCACCAGGCACTTAGTTACTTAACAACAGGAAAGAATCCTGAAAGGTTGGGATCAGCTCATCCTAACATAGCACCTTATCAAGTATTCAAGGCAAAAGATGGCTATGTTGTGATTGCAGTAGGTAATGATAATCAATGGAAAAGGATGTGCGAAGTATTAAATATGAATTATCTTCTAAATGATCCAAGATTTAAAACAAATCCTGATAGAGTTAGAAATAGAGATGCGCTAGTTTTAGAGATGGAAAAGGTATTAGAAAACATTAGCGTTAAGGAAATTATTGATAAACTAGAATCAGTTGGAGTACCAGTAGCGCCTGTTAATTCGGTTGCAGAGGCACTTAATAATGAACAAACTAAGTCTAGAGAAATGGTTGTGGAGGTAGAACATAAAAAGATAGGAAAAATAAAGGTACCAGGTACACCATTTAAGTTTACTATTACTCCAGGAAAAATAAGATACCCCCCGCCATTGCTTGGAGAAAATACAACTGAAATATTAAAAGAATTCGGATTTTCTGATGGAGAAATAAATGATCTACTCAAAAATAAAGTAATATATGAAAATAAGTGA
- a CDS encoding enoyl-CoA hydratase/isomerase family protein, translating into MYIKTVDEDVLSWIIIDRENKANSLNYDTLKELKEAICKQCERNDISAIAIIGAGEKFFSGGTDLNDVLDATSDINKAWKLMYEGLGGVIRGALNCKLPVIAAINGYALGAGFELIHTSDIAYAVKTAKIGLPAVKWGMIPPYSSTLGHLFVNSKLLSYLALTGDMITAEEAFKYGLINGVVDDINSLKAKVIEVARKISSNDKIAVRQIKQLMARKKVDDLLDLGFSVMSSIIPREEVKKKVEEFVKK; encoded by the coding sequence ATGTATATTAAAACAGTAGATGAAGATGTTTTGTCATGGATTATAATCGATAGAGAAAATAAAGCTAATTCTTTAAATTATGATACTTTAAAAGAACTTAAAGAAGCAATATGTAAGCAGTGTGAGAGAAATGATATATCTGCTATAGCAATTATTGGTGCAGGTGAAAAATTCTTCTCAGGAGGAACTGATTTAAATGATGTATTAGATGCGACATCTGATATTAACAAAGCATGGAAATTAATGTATGAAGGTTTGGGAGGTGTTATCAGGGGGGCTTTGAATTGTAAACTACCTGTGATAGCAGCTATAAACGGATATGCACTAGGAGCTGGATTTGAATTAATACATACATCAGATATTGCATATGCAGTTAAAACAGCAAAAATTGGGTTACCTGCAGTAAAATGGGGTATGATACCTCCATATTCTTCAACTCTTGGGCATTTATTTGTGAACTCAAAGCTTTTATCATATCTAGCCTTAACTGGAGATATGATAACTGCAGAAGAAGCATTTAAATATGGTTTAATAAATGGAGTTGTAGATGATATTAACTCTCTTAAAGCCAAAGTAATAGAGGTCGCAAGAAAAATTTCTTCTAACGATAAAATAGCGGTTAGACAAATTAAGCAACTTATGGCAAGAAAAAAGGTTGATGATCTTTTAGATCTAGGCTTTTCCGTAATGTCTTCAATAATTCCTAGGGAAGAAGTAAAAAAGAAAGTTGAAGAATTCGTAAAGAAATAA